CGTCGCGGCCGCCGAAACCAAGGCGCTGGCCACCGGAGATCCCCGCTACGTCCGCCAGGTCCAGCTCCAAGACGAGATCGAGCACCTCGCCGCGCTGGAACGGGCCTACCACGACGGCATGGCTGCCCGCGACCGCGATATCCGGCAACGCCAGCGCCAACTGGACATCACCACCGCCCAACTGGACGCACTCACCCCCACCCTGGAGGCGATGGCATCCCAGCCCGCCGACGCCCCAGCCGACATCGTGGTCGAAGGACGCCGCTACCCCGAACGCAAGGACTGCGCAGCGCCTTTTGCCGAAGTCTGCCGCCGCGTCTACGGCTCCCTGAGTAACGCAGCATCCCACGACAGTCGGCCACTGAACACCGCCATCAACGGCATCGCTCTCCACGCCCGCCGTGACCATGTAGGCGACCGACTCTGGGTCACCCTTGAAGGCCCCTCAGCCGAAATCGCGTTCACTATCCAAGACCTGCACGACAGCGCACCGAAGGTGGGGGAGACCAACGGGGCAAGCAGCGCCAAAGCCCGCGGACTGCTGACCCGAGTGGAGAACCTCTACAAAGACCTTCCCGCCCACCACCAGCGACTCAAGGTCCAGCACGACCACCTCACAGACTCCCTGACCGACCTCACCAACACCGAGGTCGAGCCATTCGACCGTGGCGAAGAGCTCGCAGCCAAACGCGAAGAACACACCACCTTGACCACTCTGCTGCAACTGGAGGCCCAGTCCGAGGCGGCGAAAGCCAAAGCTGCCGAAGCCGAGCAGAGACTGCTGGCCGCCGGCCGCCAGTCCGGCTGGTCACTGCACCTGAACCCCACTCCATTCCTGATCGAACAATCCGGGCTGGCCACCGCCGATCAATACCGCTTCGCCCAAGGACTCGCCGAACAGGCCCGCGCCAGCGAGTACCGCGACGCCCAACGCGAGGACCAACAGCACCGCGGCGACGAGGGGAGGGCACTGTGAGCACTCCAGCAGCGCCCGCAGCCGATCCGTGGTGGAGTTACGCAGTCGGCACCGCCACGGCCTTACGCTCAGGCAAAGAACCCCCCACCGTGGCCGTGCACGGTCCCTTCCTGAACTCCAACGAGGTCGCCCGCCTCAGCAGCCCCGCCACCTACAGCCGCCTGGCCGCCGGCAACGGGAACTACGAACGCGCCCAAGCCCCCTTCATGGTCAACCCGGTCCTGATGGCCGCCGCCATGGCCGGCCAAGGTGTCGTCAACAACCGGCGCCGACGCGATGCCGACCGCAACAGCCAACCCCAATGGACCAACTACCGCGAAGCCGCTGTCCTGACCACCAACCAACGGCTGATGTGCAGCCGCCCCCAAGGCGGGTGGACATCGTTCTGGTACAGCGAAATGGCTGAGTTCTACCCTGATCCCCACCGCCGGGCAGTCACCATGTCCTTCGCCGACGACCACACCCCGCCACTACAACTGGCCGGACCCGCCGCCCCCGCCATCGCGCTCTGGATCGGCCACTCCGTCTACGGCGACCGCTGGCACGAAGACCCCCGCCTGGCCGCCCTACTGCCCCGCCAAGCAGCCCAGGACACCACCACGCACCAGCAGGCCGCCGCCGAGCGCACCGCCGCAGACAAGGACGGCCTCACCCCCGAACAACACGCCTGGTGGGAGCACCACCGACCCCGACACAGCCGTCACCACACCTCCCAAGGCGGGCTGGAGCTATGAGCACCCGCGCCATGCCGCCACTGGTCCTCGCCTCCGAGGTGGGCCGCTACGCCAGATCCCGACTTGACCACCTCACCGACGGACGTCCCCTCTACATTCCCGGCTTCGGCGCCGAGGCTGACCCTGTGGTGACCACCGCGCACGCCTCGCTCTACCGCCACCCGTACAGCGTCAGCCAATTACCGCTGCTCACAGTCCATTACGAGACCATGCTTGATCCCGCACCTGTCACCACGTTGCTCGTCAGCCTGGCCCACCTCGCTCACCACGACTGCCCTGCCTGCGTGAGCACCTGGACCGAGGCGCCCACGAGCTGCCGGCCGCCATCACTCAGTTTCACGTTGTGGAAACTCCGGCCGCCGTAGTGCTGCTGCACTACGAGGACCTACCTAGTTAGCGGTTCCCACCTTCGGGAAGAAACACCGGATGTGGCAGCGATTGTGGTTACTCAGCGTTGTGCCAGTAATCGGGTAGCCGCCACATTGTTCGCAGGCTTGGGCCGTTCAACATGATGTTCCACTTGTTCTGCAGCATGGGATTGCCCCACGTTTCTGACCGCGCCCGTAGCCACTCAGCCCAGTCATTGCTGATACCGGCATCATCGAGCCCAGCAAGATAGCTCGCTATCAGTTCATCGCGCTGAGCCCTGTGCACCGCGGTGTTGGGATCGTGCAGCTCCGAGTAGGGGAGCGCTGTCAGCTCTTCGAGCACCGTGTCGTCGGTATAGGTCCCCGTCAGGCCGGCGACAGTGAACTTCGACATGGCTGTCATTCCCTGCATTTCGAGTAGCGTCACCTGCGTCTGGGCGCTGCGTACCCGTGCTCGCTCGCTGATGCCGAACTGGGCAATGAACCACGCGTTGAGCGCTACCCGCCAAGTGGCCTGACCAGGTTCCCACGGCTGGCGCGGCAGCTGCTGGATTTCCATCACCACTGCCCGGTCATCGTCAGTGACCATCTGCGGCTGCAGTCGCTCCTTTGGCAGCACGACACTGCTGCGCCACTCCGGATCGAGCGCCCCAAACCGGGCCTGTTCCAACACCTTTCCCAATAGGCCGTCACGCATAGACGCGACGTACTGCGCACCGATCTGCTGATACGCGTCCGGCGACCCCGGGGATGACATCGACATCACGACTGCTTTCCTTCGTTGTTCATTGGCAACACCACATCGACCGGGGCGCTGCGAACGCCCACATTTCGCCAGGTGGCGGCAGTGCCGCTCTCGTCCACTTCCACGACGCTTGACATGAGCCCAGACAGACTCGTGAGCCACGGGCCTGACAACTGCCGCACGTTGAGTACTGTGTGAACGTCCAGGCAACGACCGCGCCGCAGCAAGCGGGCCAGTGCGGACAATGACTCGTCGGCTCCTGCCCGTGTCACGCGGCCTTCCCTCGTTGCAACCGGGACGAACTCCTCCATCAGGCGATCACCGTCGACCACCACGACTACCGCATGGCTGCGGTCACCCGGGTCGCTCTGCTCGGTGGCGCTCCGTCTGCGCAGTTCAGCGAAATCCCGTACCCCACACTGCTGTAACTGACGAGTCCGTTCCTCAATCAGGTGGTCGGTACCGCTAATGTCCCCCCGCGTCGTCAGCACCTCAACCCCGCGCTGAGGAGGTCGGGCGGACATCGAGTCGATCATTAGATCGACTACGCTGCGACGGCCGACTTCGGAGGTGCCGATCACCGCAATATGCGGACCGTTGCCTCCGCTCGCAGCCTCTTCAATGTCGACCCAGTATGGATGCCCGCCTGCCTTGCCGATCACGACTTGGAGTGCTTCTTCACCGTGGGACACGGCGCGTAGTGCCACCGGATACGGTGTACCCGGGAAACGCTGCTGGTGTTCACGCGCCGCGCGCTTGCGCGCATTTGAAGATGCCATGGAAATCACGAGTCCCTTCAAAGACATTTGCCCGTAGTCGCCCACATCAACAACGTGCGATCTTTGTTGGGAGCGCGTGACCCGATGAGCCTGGTCCTCGGAGAGATCTTCGGTAGCAGTACCCCGATGTGGGCGGGAGCTGCAACGCGACCGAGGGAGTCCGCCTTCGCGCAATGGCGTTGCCTACCAAGATACCTCATGGACTGCCTAATCTGGTGCTATGCGATGGACTCGTTGAGGTCCTGTTCCAGTTCGTCGGTGTAGTCGGTGATTTTGTCGCGCTCCGTGCCCAGCGCCCGCATCACGGCACGAGCTTCTGCGCTCTTGAGAACATCGGGCATCCGTGTCACCACGGCTCCCAACTGTTGGGCAGCGTTGCGCAGTCGGTACGAGCGCATCTGCGGATCGGTCCCTAGCGGGAATACGAGGCTGTTCACCGGGTCCACCTCGAACTCGATGGGTGTCTCTTCGTGGTGCCGAGGGTCATCGCTACCGGTGATGATGCGTGCATACGTGTGATCGAGGACAATCAGCCGCCGCATTTCGGACTCCATCCGCGCGACGAGGATCAGTAAGGTTCTCGGAATCTGCACGTAGACGTCGCTGACGGGCTTTCCGGGTGAAAAGCCATACGCCC
This genomic stretch from Mycobacterium sp. SMC-4 harbors:
- a CDS encoding AlpA family transcriptional regulator, with amino-acid sequence MAHKCAQLYTYPMQEYLSSTQVADELGISRDALNSEIRAGRFIAPDAVVGGRFQGWSRETVEQIRRDREGGNVIRCDVAGVRYLIAEVREAAETVRAYGFSPGKPVSDVYVQIPRTLLILVARMESEMRRLIVLDHTYARIITGSDDPRHHEETPIEFEVDPVNSLVFPLGTDPQMRSYRLRNAAQQLGAVVTRMPDVLKSAEARAVMRALGTERDKITDYTDELEQDLNESIA